In Lacerta agilis isolate rLacAgi1 chromosome 1, rLacAgi1.pri, whole genome shotgun sequence, the following proteins share a genomic window:
- the DHCR7 gene encoding 7-dehydrocholesterol reductase, translating into MTACRQTQFSEGGKSKSVMNGAETSQGQWGRAWKVDWYSLACVTFLLLFAPFIVYYFIMSCDQYSCSLTKPAIDLVTGKASLLDIWHKTPPLTWKAATLYASWVIFQAFLYMLPDFCHKFLPYFRGGVQEGALTPAGTVLKYEINGLQAWLITHILWFANVYHFHWFSPTIIFDNWIPFLWCANIMGYSVSIFVMIKAYYFPSNAEDRKFTGNFFYDFMMGIEFNPRLGKWFDFKLFFNGRPGIVAWTLINLSYAAKQQELYGQVTNSMILVNVLQGIYVVDFFWNEAWYLKTMDICHDHFGWYLGWGDAVWLPYLYTLQGLYLVYHPVHLATSSAVGILLLGLVSYFIFRMSNHQKDLFRRTNGNCKIWGRKPKYIECSYISTDGIKHHSKLLTSGFWGVARHFNYTVDLMGSLAYCLCCGFEHILPYFYIIYMTILLVHRCIRDEDRCSSKYGNNWKKYTDEVPYRLIPGLF; encoded by the exons ATGACTGCCTGTCGGCAAACACAGTTTTCTGAGGGAGGAAAAAGTAAATCCGTAATGAATGGAGCTGAAACCTCTCAAGGACAATGGGGGAGGGCCTG GAAAGTCGACTGGTATTCCTTGGCGTGCGTCACCTTTCTCCTCCTATTTGCACCCTTCattgtttattatttcataatgTCATGCGACCAGTACAGTTGTTCTCTAACTAAGCCAGCCATTGACTTGGTCACAGGGAAAGCCAGTCTCTTGGATATCTGGCACAAGACACCACCATTGACTTGGAAAGCTGCAACCCTCTATGCTTCTTGGGTAATCTTCCAG GCATTTTTGTACATGCTTCCTGATTTTTGTCACAAATTTCTTCCTTATTTTCGAGGAGGAGTGCAAGAAGGGGCTTTGACACCCGCTG GCACAGTACTCAAATATGAGATCAATGGACTTCAAGCCTGGCTTATCACGCACAtactctggtttgcaaatgtttacCACTTCCACTGGTTCTCACCCACCATCATTTTTGACAACTGGATTCCTTTCTTGTGGTGTGCAAATATCATGGGCTATTCCGTTTCCATATTTGTAATGATAAAAGCCTACTATTTCCCCTCGAATGCAGAAGATCG CAAATTCACTGGTAACTTCTTCTACGACTTCATGATGGGGATTGAATTTAATCCTCGTTTAGGAaagtggtttgatttcaaactgtTCTTCAATGGCCGCCCAGGCATTGTAGCATGGACTCTGATCAACCTCTCTTATGCAGCGAAACAACAAGAATTATATGGACAAGTAACTAACTCGATGATACTTGTCAACGTCCTTCAG GGTATATATGTTGTGGATTTTTTCTGGAATGAAGCTTGGTATTTGAAAACGATGGACATTTGTCACGATCATTTTGGATGGTACCTGGGCTGGGGAGACGCTGTTTGGCTTCCTTATCTCTATACACTTCAG GGATTATACTTGGTCTACCACCCTGTTCATCTGGCTACAAGCAGTGCAGTTGGGATTCTACTATTAGGTTTAGTGAGCTACTTTATCTTTAGAATGAGCAATCATCAGAAAGATCTCTTTCGTCGTACAAATGGCAACTGTAAAATCTGGGGCAGGAAGCCCAAGTACATCGAATGCTCCTATATATCAACGGATGGGATCAAACACCACAGCAAGTTGTTGACATCTGGCTTCTGGGGAGTGGCACGCCATTTTAACTATACAGTCGACTTGATGGGCTCCCTGGCATACTGTCTATGTTGTGGTTTTGAACACATTCTGCCTTACTTCTACATAATTTATATGACCATTCTTCTGGTTCACCGTTGCATCCGGGATGAAGATCGATGCTCCAGCAAGTATGGCAACAATTGGAAGAAGTATACCGACGAAGTACCTTACCGGCTAATTCCTGGGCTCTTTTAA